A section of the Ornithinimicrobium sufpigmenti genome encodes:
- a CDS encoding glycosyltransferase, with product MHVVVIAHTRHPISQPFAGGLESLTWHLVHGLVARGHRVSVFAARGSEPIPGVEHLWPDQLQLSPAARQDVSMPEAGWMQRHHSYLSLMLALAARHDVDIVNNHSLHYLPTAMAPTLPVPTVLTLHTPPTPWLESALVSARAVPGPPVHASAVSRHTARAWSHLLPAQVVANGVDTRTWQPGPGGQRLVWSGRIVPEKAPHLAVRIARAAGMPLVLAGPVSDEEYFREVVQPLCGPEVEYAGHLRAPDLAELVGTSAAALVTPAWDEPYGLVAAEALACGTPVLALARGGLPEVVGPDVGRLVPVPDGSLAEEEVAAQIVAHGAAVLPEVLALSREDCRRYAVTHHSVDRMVDDYVRLYEQIIADGTGEAAGAAQTAGTAGTDRRGVSLVGRRPIPAQGVR from the coding sequence GTGCACGTCGTCGTCATCGCGCACACGCGGCACCCGATCAGCCAGCCCTTCGCCGGCGGCCTGGAGTCGCTGACCTGGCACCTGGTCCACGGCCTCGTCGCCCGGGGCCACCGGGTCAGCGTCTTCGCGGCGAGGGGCTCGGAGCCGATCCCCGGCGTGGAGCACCTGTGGCCCGACCAGCTGCAGCTGTCGCCGGCCGCCCGGCAGGACGTCTCGATGCCCGAGGCGGGCTGGATGCAGCGGCACCACTCCTACCTGAGCCTCATGCTCGCCCTCGCCGCACGGCACGACGTCGACATCGTCAACAACCACTCCCTGCACTACCTGCCGACCGCGATGGCCCCCACCCTGCCCGTCCCCACCGTGCTGACGCTGCATACCCCTCCCACGCCGTGGCTGGAGTCGGCGCTGGTCAGCGCCCGCGCCGTGCCCGGCCCGCCGGTGCACGCCAGTGCGGTGAGCCGCCATACCGCTCGCGCCTGGTCCCACCTGCTGCCTGCCCAGGTGGTCGCCAACGGCGTCGACACGCGGACGTGGCAGCCCGGCCCGGGTGGGCAGCGGCTGGTCTGGTCGGGCCGGATCGTGCCCGAGAAGGCCCCACATCTGGCGGTGCGGATCGCCCGCGCCGCGGGGATGCCCCTCGTGCTGGCCGGTCCCGTCTCCGACGAGGAGTACTTCCGCGAGGTGGTCCAGCCGCTGTGCGGGCCGGAGGTGGAGTATGCCGGGCACCTGCGAGCCCCGGACCTCGCCGAGCTCGTGGGGACGAGCGCGGCAGCGCTGGTGACGCCGGCCTGGGACGAGCCCTACGGGCTGGTGGCTGCCGAGGCGCTCGCCTGCGGCACGCCCGTCCTCGCGCTGGCCCGGGGCGGCCTGCCCGAGGTCGTGGGGCCGGACGTCGGCCGGCTCGTGCCCGTGCCGGACGGCTCGCTGGCCGAGGAGGAGGTCGCCGCCCAGATCGTGGCCCACGGTGCCGCGGTGCTGCCGGAGGTGCTGGCGCTCTCCCGGGAGGACTGCCGCCGGTATGCCGTCACCCACCACTCGGTGGACCGGATGGTCGACGACTACGTGCGGTTGTACGAGCAGATCATCGCCGACGGGACGGGGGAGGCCGCCGGGGCGGCGCAGACAGCCGGGACGGCGGGCACAGACCGTCGCGGCGTGTCGCTCGTGGGTCGGCGGCCCATCCCGGCGCAGGGGGTCCGATGA
- a CDS encoding glycosyltransferase: MRIAYYVHHQGQGHRRRATAVARALTLPVTGLGSGPAPEGWPGDWVELARDDDPAVEDPALADVSAGETLHWVPRHHPGLLQRQWQIVDRLARERPALLVVDVSVEVALLARLCGIPVVVGAMPGDRTDSVHALAYDAAEALLAPWPYAAHPDTGWHADWWEKTWHVGGISALASLTGRPAAPSREVGAAGDSGATGTDRRSAAGHADRGDRRVLVLWGQGGDPLSPDDIERARATTPGWEWTVCGGGFPPAADLPAELAAADVVVTHAGQGSVADVAWARRPAVVLAQPRPYEEQDATVHALDRLGLAAVGYGWPREHRWPELLERALGRGGDGWSVWGADGAMHAAARLEDLARRLGPADVQRRAS; this comes from the coding sequence ATGAGGATCGCCTACTACGTGCACCACCAGGGTCAGGGCCACCGGCGACGAGCCACCGCCGTGGCCCGGGCGCTGACGCTGCCGGTGACCGGGCTCGGCAGCGGGCCCGCGCCGGAGGGCTGGCCCGGGGACTGGGTGGAGCTGGCCCGCGACGACGACCCTGCCGTCGAGGATCCCGCGCTCGCTGACGTCTCTGCCGGCGAGACCCTGCACTGGGTCCCCCGGCATCACCCCGGGCTCCTGCAGCGGCAGTGGCAGATCGTGGACCGGCTCGCGCGCGAGCGGCCCGCGCTGCTCGTGGTCGACGTGTCCGTCGAGGTCGCGCTCCTGGCGCGGTTGTGCGGCATCCCGGTCGTCGTCGGGGCCATGCCGGGGGACCGTACGGACAGCGTGCACGCCCTGGCCTACGACGCCGCGGAGGCGCTCCTGGCCCCGTGGCCCTACGCCGCTCACCCCGACACCGGCTGGCACGCGGACTGGTGGGAGAAGACCTGGCACGTGGGCGGGATCAGCGCCCTGGCCTCGCTCACCGGGCGACCGGCAGCACCATCCAGGGAGGTGGGAGCCGCTGGCGACTCTGGGGCGACGGGGACGGACCGGCGCTCGGCAGCGGGTCATGCCGACCGGGGCGACCGCCGGGTGCTGGTGCTGTGGGGGCAGGGTGGTGACCCGCTGTCGCCGGACGACATCGAGCGTGCCCGTGCCACCACTCCCGGCTGGGAGTGGACGGTGTGCGGGGGTGGCTTCCCCCCCGCCGCCGACCTGCCGGCGGAGCTGGCCGCCGCCGACGTCGTCGTCACGCACGCCGGTCAGGGCAGCGTCGCCGACGTTGCCTGGGCCCGGCGCCCGGCCGTGGTGCTGGCCCAGCCCCGGCCCTACGAGGAGCAGGACGCGACCGTGCACGCCCTGGACCGTCTCGGGCTGGCCGCGGTCGGGTACGGCTGGCCGCGGGAGCACCGCTGGCCCGAGCTGCTGGAGCGGGCCCTGGGCCGGGGCGGCGACGGCTGGTCGGTCTGGGGCGCCGACGGGGCCATGCACGCCGCTGCCCGGCTGGAGGACCTGGCCCGTCGCCTCGGCCCCGCCGACGTGCAGCGGAGAGCCTCGTGA
- a CDS encoding glycosyltransferase family 2 protein, with protein MTDQLVAVLTIAHGRHDHLRGQIAGLAQGSRVPDMHVVAAMDDPGITRVATEAWGEGPTRLTVVDVPADPCGLPLAAARNQAAAEATAQGADQLIFLDVDCIPGPSTVAAYADALADLAERRPSPAMLGGDVAYLPPLAPGQRDWTGTLARLSEAGQHRSDRVRLAPGDSRPEPDLTRFWSLSFAMTVTDFWATGGFCPDYVGYGGEDTDFAQVVAARGGSLTWVGGATAYHQHHPSPSPPLNQLESVVRNAGVFADRWGWWPMEGWLEGFRERGLAAPDESGRWRVTP; from the coding sequence GTGACCGACCAGCTGGTCGCCGTCCTCACCATCGCCCACGGCCGGCACGACCACCTGCGCGGCCAGATCGCCGGGCTCGCGCAGGGGTCCCGGGTGCCGGACATGCACGTCGTGGCCGCCATGGACGACCCGGGCATCACCCGGGTCGCCACCGAGGCCTGGGGGGAGGGGCCCACGCGTCTGACGGTCGTCGACGTGCCGGCGGACCCGTGCGGCCTGCCGTTGGCGGCGGCCCGCAACCAGGCGGCGGCCGAGGCCACCGCGCAGGGCGCCGACCAGCTCATCTTCCTCGACGTCGACTGCATCCCCGGTCCCTCGACGGTGGCCGCCTACGCCGACGCGCTGGCGGACCTGGCCGAGCGGCGTCCCTCGCCGGCGATGCTCGGCGGTGACGTCGCCTACCTGCCGCCGCTGGCGCCCGGCCAGCGTGACTGGACCGGGACCCTGGCCCGACTGTCCGAGGCCGGCCAGCACCGGTCGGACCGGGTCCGGCTGGCCCCCGGGGACAGCCGGCCCGAGCCCGACCTCACCCGGTTCTGGTCCCTGTCCTTCGCGATGACCGTGACCGACTTCTGGGCGACCGGCGGCTTCTGCCCCGACTACGTGGGCTACGGCGGGGAGGACACGGACTTCGCCCAGGTCGTCGCTGCGCGCGGCGGCAGCCTGACCTGGGTGGGCGGGGCCACGGCCTACCACCAGCACCACCCCTCCCCGTCGCCCCCGTTGAACCAGCTCGAGTCCGTGGTCCGCAACGCCGGCGTGTTCGCCGACCGCTGGGGCTGGTGGCCGATGGAGGGCTGGCTCGAGGGGTTCCGCGAGCGGGGCCTGGCAGCACCGGACGAGAGCGGTCGCTGGCGGGTGACCCCGTGA
- a CDS encoding glycosyltransferase → MTPLRVRQVPAAHAYVEHLLPVDDPGREVVHLPDPPVPGAPAGQWWPHPALEVEWVHRHASEQDVLHLHFGTEGRSTAQLARWLRAVRGAGLPLVYTVHDIDHPHLVDQSRHREHLALLVEGADGLLTLTEGAAGVVERDFGRRPLVVPHPHVAPLDRIGRAVPARPRPLRVGVHLKSLRTNLAPMPLLPALVEAVAVLRDAGTAVELEVRAHPEVLDPAAARHDRQVAAWWRRHAAAPPPGVSMVLAPRLDDEGLWDYLAGLDVSVLPYAWGTHSGWVEACRDLGTWALAPDVGHLAEQGAGTVLIWDDRGMSLDVALPPRQLTGELVGLLAQAADRPPQACTRDWREDQRRQIAAMHAGVYAAVVEGDRVDAAAELV, encoded by the coding sequence GTGACCCCGCTGCGCGTCCGCCAGGTGCCGGCGGCGCACGCCTACGTGGAGCACCTGCTGCCCGTCGACGACCCGGGCCGGGAGGTGGTCCACCTGCCCGACCCCCCGGTGCCAGGGGCACCGGCCGGGCAGTGGTGGCCGCACCCGGCCCTGGAGGTGGAGTGGGTGCACAGGCACGCCTCGGAGCAGGACGTCCTCCACCTGCACTTCGGCACCGAGGGCCGCAGCACCGCTCAGCTCGCCAGGTGGCTGCGGGCGGTGCGTGGGGCGGGCCTGCCGCTGGTCTACACCGTGCACGACATCGACCACCCGCACCTGGTGGACCAGTCGCGCCACCGCGAGCACCTCGCGCTGCTGGTCGAGGGGGCCGACGGTCTGCTGACCCTCACCGAGGGCGCCGCCGGGGTCGTCGAACGGGACTTCGGCCGCCGGCCGCTCGTCGTCCCCCACCCGCACGTCGCACCGCTGGACCGGATCGGCCGGGCGGTGCCCGCCCGTCCCCGTCCCCTGCGGGTGGGGGTGCACCTGAAGAGCCTGCGCACCAACCTTGCGCCGATGCCGCTGCTGCCCGCACTCGTCGAGGCGGTCGCGGTGCTGCGTGACGCGGGGACCGCGGTCGAGCTCGAGGTCCGGGCCCACCCGGAGGTGCTGGACCCGGCTGCGGCCCGGCACGACCGGCAGGTGGCGGCCTGGTGGCGGCGCCATGCCGCCGCGCCGCCCCCGGGCGTGAGCATGGTGCTCGCGCCCCGTCTCGACGACGAGGGGCTGTGGGACTACCTGGCCGGGCTGGACGTCTCGGTGCTGCCGTACGCCTGGGGGACCCACTCCGGCTGGGTGGAGGCCTGTCGCGATCTGGGCACGTGGGCGCTCGCGCCCGACGTGGGGCACCTGGCGGAGCAGGGTGCGGGCACGGTGCTCATTTGGGATGATCGGGGCATGTCCCTCGATGTCGCGCTGCCCCCACGGCAGCTGACCGGTGAGCTCGTCGGCCTGCTCGCGCAGGCCGCGGACAGGCCGCCCCAGGCGTGCACCCGGGACTGGCGGGAGGACCAGCGGCGACAGATCGCCGCGATGCACGCGGGGGTGTATGCCGCCGTCGTGGAGGGTGACCGGGTGGACGCGGCGGCGGAACTGGTGTAG
- a CDS encoding WcbI family polysaccharide biosynthesis putative acetyltransferase, giving the protein MAPDRRMRHYGAFYGLERLPGPRSGRGSTGAARGTGGRRGEGRTEARTDGQADEHAPRVLVYGNCQAEALRVSLDTAGSVQSVRMPPVHELTLQDLPQLDRLLAWADVLVAQSVGEGYRGLPLGTGQVAARLRRGARVVRVPNYFCTALYPEQVLVRHEDPRVSDPPLVPYHDVRRLGKAGGWSGPAEVPATAVRAGAEASIAELARRESEQGSLVISDVVRSSGAEAGWTVDHPGNPVLLALAQRVLDEVGAGGTVRDPGRILLSEVMTPLRPEVLDALDHDPAAERTAWVVGGRQVSDEEVAAAHEEFYAAHPRVVEVGLEKKGAVLRRLGWRP; this is encoded by the coding sequence ATGGCCCCCGACCGGCGCATGCGGCACTACGGCGCGTTCTACGGGCTGGAGCGGCTGCCCGGCCCGCGGTCCGGCAGGGGGAGCACCGGCGCCGCGCGCGGGACCGGCGGCCGCCGCGGGGAAGGACGCACCGAGGCACGCACGGACGGGCAGGCGGATGAGCACGCACCGCGGGTCCTGGTCTACGGCAACTGCCAGGCCGAGGCCCTGCGGGTCAGCCTGGACACGGCCGGCTCGGTGCAGTCGGTCCGGATGCCCCCGGTGCACGAGCTGACCCTGCAGGACCTGCCTCAGCTGGACCGGCTGCTGGCCTGGGCCGACGTCCTGGTGGCCCAGTCCGTGGGCGAGGGTTACCGCGGCCTGCCCCTGGGGACCGGCCAGGTCGCTGCCCGGCTGCGGCGCGGCGCCCGGGTGGTGCGGGTCCCGAACTACTTCTGCACCGCGCTCTACCCCGAGCAGGTGCTGGTCCGCCACGAGGACCCGCGGGTGAGCGACCCACCGCTCGTGCCCTACCACGACGTGCGGCGGCTCGGGAAGGCCGGCGGCTGGAGCGGACCCGCGGAGGTGCCGGCGACCGCGGTGCGCGCGGGAGCGGAGGCCTCCATCGCCGAGCTGGCCCGCCGGGAGAGCGAGCAGGGCTCGCTGGTGATCAGCGACGTCGTGCGCAGCAGCGGGGCCGAGGCGGGCTGGACGGTGGACCACCCCGGCAACCCGGTGCTGCTGGCGCTGGCCCAGCGGGTGCTCGACGAGGTCGGCGCGGGAGGCACGGTCCGCGACCCGGGGCGGATCCTGCTCTCGGAGGTGATGACCCCGCTGCGACCGGAGGTGCTCGACGCCCTCGACCACGATCCCGCGGCGGAGCGGACCGCCTGGGTCGTCGGGGGCAGGCAGGTCAGCGACGAGGAGGTGGCTGCGGCCCACGAGGAGTTCTACGCCGCCCATCCCCGCGTCGTGGAGGTCGGCCTGGAGAAGAAGGGTGCCGTGCTGCGCCGCCTGGGATGGAGGCCGTGA
- a CDS encoding glycosyltransferase: MTGQDDPLLHVVPGPEQHGVTRHGLGLQRHLAAAHGGGVELLRCARLDEVRDGALEGRVAAVQVTDRLVAGDPARATSTWRRLVAGVARLTVVLHDLPQRSDGRTRPARSRLYALLAASADEVVVASRHERLLLAAVLRWACPRQAEAVLSRTQVVPLPIERVAGRDRAGHAHGADLVPDDPDDPDDPDDPADPGDPADPGDGVLTVVTLGFVYPGKGLEEVVDATALAARDPRFAGRRIEVRNLGRASEGHEDLLEQLEARAAAAGVTWSTSGWVDDADLPRLLAVDAATVPVAAHRHVSASGSVATWLAAGRRPLVLSSRYTEELASRLPGAVRVVRPTELARAIADALADALTDAATTMLDGTPLGPSWAEAAAALHEVATRPAVSVVIPYYRDQRMLDLILARLRAQTGVAGGLEVVVADDGSPRAPDVGAGPGVDLDEHPTPGAIRSLRVVRQHRDGFRAAAARNLGARHSRGRVLCFLDGDTVPEDAYVAALQRACLRAPTLAVGRRRHAHLTGAWPPAPQDELPEPAWLDEGYRASDHLRAADDGSFRFVISAVMALSRSVWDAAGGFEERLTGYGGEDWELAWRCWLAGADLRHVPEAVAWHDGPDLAGRAEQVAAVKNVETLRLSPLLPHPLVRGRGWTHPQPDVAAVVRSRGWTPGQVVVVVEALLRLGDVGVWVEPSSLPDQLLDPRVRPGCADATVLARARATIEVTRPVAVTRVPWTAYPLDLTATVSPPSSPLVGSDSSGVRVTAQRHRGRVDLHGEQLPPVWLPRAWVEPVPPEVMVERWRQDRP, encoded by the coding sequence GTGACCGGGCAGGACGACCCGCTGCTGCACGTGGTGCCGGGGCCGGAGCAGCACGGGGTGACGCGGCACGGGCTGGGGCTGCAGCGGCACCTCGCCGCCGCGCACGGCGGAGGCGTCGAGCTGCTGCGCTGCGCCCGGTTGGACGAGGTGCGGGACGGGGCCCTGGAGGGTCGGGTCGCCGCGGTGCAGGTGACCGACCGGCTCGTCGCCGGGGACCCGGCCAGGGCCACGTCCACCTGGCGCCGGCTCGTCGCGGGCGTCGCCCGGCTCACCGTCGTCCTGCACGACCTGCCGCAGCGCTCCGACGGGCGCACTCGCCCGGCCCGTTCACGCCTGTACGCGCTGCTGGCCGCCTCCGCCGACGAGGTGGTCGTCGCCAGCCGCCACGAGCGGCTGCTGCTCGCCGCCGTCCTGCGCTGGGCCTGTCCCCGGCAGGCCGAGGCGGTGCTGTCCCGGACCCAGGTGGTGCCGCTTCCCATCGAGCGGGTCGCGGGGCGTGACCGGGCCGGTCATGCCCACGGTGCCGACCTCGTCCCCGATGACCCTGACGACCCCGACGACCCTGATGACCCCGCCGACCCTGGTGACCCCGCCGACCCTGGTGACGGGGTGCTCACGGTCGTGACGCTGGGTTTCGTCTACCCGGGCAAGGGGCTGGAGGAGGTGGTCGACGCGACCGCCCTGGCCGCCCGCGACCCCCGGTTCGCCGGGCGGCGGATCGAGGTGCGCAACCTCGGCCGGGCCTCGGAGGGGCACGAGGATCTCCTCGAGCAGCTGGAGGCGCGTGCGGCGGCGGCCGGGGTCACCTGGTCCACGAGCGGCTGGGTGGACGACGCGGACCTGCCCCGGCTCCTCGCCGTCGACGCGGCGACCGTCCCGGTCGCGGCCCACCGGCACGTCTCCGCCTCGGGCTCTGTCGCGACCTGGCTCGCCGCGGGCCGCCGGCCCCTCGTGCTCAGCTCTCGGTACACCGAGGAGCTGGCGAGCCGGTTGCCCGGAGCCGTCCGGGTCGTCCGACCCACCGAGCTGGCCCGCGCGATCGCCGACGCCCTCGCCGATGCCCTCACCGATGCTGCCACGACCATGCTCGACGGGACGCCGCTCGGGCCGAGCTGGGCGGAGGCCGCGGCCGCGCTGCACGAGGTGGCCACCCGGCCGGCCGTGTCGGTGGTCATCCCCTACTACCGGGACCAGCGGATGCTGGACCTGATCCTTGCCCGCCTGCGGGCGCAGACCGGCGTGGCGGGTGGCCTGGAGGTGGTCGTCGCCGACGACGGCTCCCCGCGGGCACCCGACGTCGGCGCCGGCCCCGGTGTCGACCTCGACGAGCACCCCACCCCCGGCGCGATCCGGTCTCTCCGGGTGGTCCGTCAGCACCGCGACGGGTTCCGGGCCGCCGCGGCGCGCAACCTGGGCGCACGGCACTCCCGCGGGCGGGTGCTGTGCTTCCTGGACGGTGACACCGTCCCCGAGGACGCCTACGTCGCCGCCCTGCAGCGCGCCTGCCTGCGGGCGCCCACCCTGGCCGTCGGCCGTCGGCGGCACGCGCACCTGACGGGAGCGTGGCCGCCGGCACCGCAGGACGAGCTGCCGGAGCCGGCCTGGCTGGACGAGGGCTACCGGGCGAGCGACCACCTGCGCGCCGCGGACGACGGCTCGTTCCGGTTCGTCATCTCCGCGGTGATGGCGCTGTCGCGGTCGGTCTGGGACGCGGCCGGCGGGTTCGAGGAGCGCCTGACCGGGTACGGAGGGGAGGACTGGGAGCTGGCCTGGCGCTGCTGGCTGGCCGGCGCCGACCTGCGCCACGTGCCCGAGGCCGTCGCCTGGCACGACGGGCCGGACCTGGCCGGGCGGGCCGAGCAGGTCGCCGCGGTCAAGAACGTCGAGACCCTGCGGCTCTCGCCCCTGCTGCCGCACCCCCTGGTCCGAGGCCGGGGCTGGACGCACCCCCAGCCAGACGTCGCGGCGGTGGTCCGGTCGAGGGGGTGGACACCGGGCCAGGTCGTCGTGGTCGTCGAGGCACTGCTGCGGCTCGGCGACGTCGGCGTCTGGGTGGAGCCGTCGTCGCTGCCTGACCAGCTCCTCGATCCGCGCGTGCGCCCCGGTTGCGCGGACGCGACGGTCCTGGCCCGGGCCCGGGCCACGATCGAGGTGACCCGGCCGGTGGCGGTGACCAGGGTGCCGTGGACGGCATACCCCCTCGACCTGACGGCGACCGTGTCCCCGCCGAGCTCCCCGCTGGTGGGCTCCGACAGCTCCGGCGTGCGGGTGACGGCCCAGCGGCACCGGGGCCGGGTCGACCTGCACGGGGAGCAGCTGCCACCGGTCTGGCTCCCACGGGCCTGGGTGGAGCCGGTGCCGCCGGAGGTCATGGTGGAGCGGTGGCGGCAGGACCGGCCGTAG
- a CDS encoding ABC transporter ATP-binding protein — translation MIRFEAVTKRYGPTVAVDDLSLEVRRGEITCFVGPSGCGKTTSLRMVNRMVEPTQGRLLIDDEDISRRDPAQLRRSIGYVIQHAGLFPHRTVLANVMTVPRLLGWDRARARAAAMTAIETVGLTADQARRYPAQLSGGQQQRVGVARALASGPEVVLMDEPFSAVDPVVRADLQEEVRRLQRELGITILLVTHDIDEALLLGDQVAVLRQGGRLAQLASPAELLAHPADDFVAGFVGKDRGYRALGFTRVPVAPRPVDTVRLGSSVHAGAGWVLVVDAEGMPLGWVEATGWGGPVREERLQRFGNVARVGDSARLLLDAALSSPSGQGVVVDAQGRLAGVVGADDVLAALDRDARR, via the coding sequence GTGATCCGCTTCGAGGCAGTGACGAAGCGCTACGGGCCGACGGTCGCCGTGGACGACCTGAGCCTGGAGGTGCGCCGGGGCGAGATCACCTGCTTCGTCGGGCCCTCCGGCTGCGGCAAGACCACGAGCCTGCGGATGGTCAACCGGATGGTGGAGCCCACGCAGGGTCGCCTCCTCATCGACGACGAGGACATCTCCCGGCGCGACCCGGCGCAGCTGCGGCGCTCGATCGGCTACGTCATCCAGCACGCGGGTCTCTTCCCGCACCGCACGGTCCTGGCCAACGTCATGACCGTGCCCCGGCTGCTCGGCTGGGACCGCGCCCGGGCCCGGGCCGCGGCGATGACGGCGATCGAGACGGTGGGGCTCACGGCCGACCAGGCGCGCCGCTACCCCGCCCAGCTCTCCGGCGGCCAGCAGCAGCGGGTCGGCGTGGCCCGTGCGCTCGCCAGCGGCCCGGAGGTCGTGCTCATGGACGAGCCGTTCAGCGCGGTGGACCCGGTCGTGCGGGCCGACCTGCAGGAGGAGGTGCGCCGGCTGCAGCGCGAGCTGGGCATCACCATCCTGCTCGTGACGCACGACATCGACGAGGCCCTGCTGCTGGGTGACCAGGTCGCCGTGCTGCGCCAGGGCGGGCGGCTGGCCCAGCTCGCCAGCCCGGCGGAGCTGCTGGCCCACCCCGCCGACGACTTCGTCGCGGGCTTCGTCGGCAAGGACCGGGGGTACCGCGCGCTGGGCTTCACCCGGGTGCCGGTCGCGCCCCGGCCGGTCGACACGGTGCGGCTGGGGTCCAGCGTGCACGCAGGTGCCGGCTGGGTGCTGGTCGTGGACGCGGAGGGTATGCCGCTGGGCTGGGTGGAGGCCACCGGCTGGGGCGGTCCCGTGCGGGAGGAGCGGCTGCAGCGGTTCGGCAACGTCGCGCGGGTGGGGGACAGCGCCCGGCTGCTCCTGGACGCAGCCCTGTCCTCCCCCAGCGGTCAGGGCGTGGTCGTCGACGCACAGGGACGCCTGGCCGGCGTGGTCGGTGCCGACGACGTCCTCGCCGCCCTGGACAGGGACGCGCGGCGGTGA
- a CDS encoding ABC transporter permease translates to MIGGVAWSTLLDLSLRHLYLAVVPLVCGLAIALPLGWAAARYRWAAPTIVAGTGLLYTIPSLALFVILPLITGARILDDSNVLIALTVYTVALLTRTVADGFASVPSVTRQAATAMGYGELRRTLVVDLPLAVPVLTAGLRVAAVSNVSMVSVAALIGVSQLGSLFTQGFNRNTLDPIVVGVVASVALALALDLAIALGSRLLTPWLRAAR, encoded by the coding sequence GTGATCGGCGGGGTCGCCTGGTCCACCCTGCTGGACCTGTCCCTGCGGCACCTCTACCTGGCCGTGGTGCCCCTGGTGTGCGGACTGGCCATCGCGCTGCCGCTGGGCTGGGCGGCGGCTCGCTACCGCTGGGCAGCCCCGACCATCGTGGCCGGCACCGGCCTGCTGTACACCATTCCGTCCCTGGCGCTGTTCGTCATCCTGCCGCTCATCACCGGTGCCCGGATCCTCGACGACTCCAACGTGCTCATCGCCCTGACCGTCTACACCGTGGCGCTGCTGACCCGGACCGTCGCGGACGGGTTCGCCTCGGTGCCCTCGGTGACCCGCCAGGCGGCGACCGCCATGGGCTACGGCGAGCTGCGGCGCACGCTCGTCGTCGACCTGCCGCTCGCGGTCCCCGTCCTCACCGCCGGGCTGCGGGTCGCGGCGGTGAGCAACGTCTCGATGGTCTCGGTCGCGGCGCTCATCGGGGTCAGCCAGCTGGGCAGCCTGTTCACCCAGGGCTTCAACCGCAACACCCTGGACCCGATCGTCGTCGGCGTCGTGGCGAGCGTGGCGCTGGCCCTGGCGCTGGACCTGGCGATCGCGCTGGGCTCCCGGCTGCTGACCCCCTGGCTGCGGGCGGCACGATGA
- a CDS encoding ABC transporter permease yields the protein MIELTWQWLTDAGSWSGPGGILAQAATHLRISLVSLLLAAVLAVPVGLYIGHTGRGRWLAINLAGAFRAIPSLGVLFIAIMLLLPRLRGELAFEAPVIIVLVLLAVPPILSGTYAGVESVDPAARDAARGVGMTGGQVLRQVELPAALPLLLSGVRAAMMQIIATATIAAVVGVGGLGRFLIDGQAARRYEEMAGGALTVAALALMVDLVLAGGQRLAVSPGLRARAR from the coding sequence ATGATCGAGCTGACCTGGCAGTGGCTGACCGACGCGGGATCGTGGAGCGGCCCGGGTGGGATCCTGGCCCAGGCCGCGACCCACCTGCGGATCTCCCTGGTCTCCCTGCTCCTGGCCGCGGTGCTCGCCGTCCCTGTCGGCCTCTACATCGGGCACACCGGCCGCGGCCGCTGGCTGGCGATCAACCTCGCCGGGGCCTTCCGTGCGATCCCCAGCCTCGGCGTGCTCTTCATCGCGATCATGCTGCTGCTGCCGCGGCTGCGGGGCGAGCTGGCCTTCGAGGCGCCGGTGATCATCGTCCTGGTCCTGCTCGCGGTCCCGCCGATCCTGTCCGGCACCTACGCCGGCGTGGAGTCCGTGGACCCCGCGGCCCGGGACGCCGCCCGCGGGGTCGGGATGACGGGCGGCCAGGTGCTGCGCCAGGTCGAGCTCCCGGCCGCGCTGCCGCTCCTGCTCTCCGGCGTCCGTGCGGCGATGATGCAGATCATCGCCACCGCCACGATCGCGGCCGTCGTCGGGGTCGGCGGGCTGGGCCGGTTCCTCATCGACGGGCAGGCCGCGCGCCGCTACGAGGAGATGGCCGGCGGCGCCCTCACCGTCGCCGCCCTTGCCCTGATGGTCGACCTGGTGCTCGCCGGCGGGCAGCGGCTCGCGGTCTCGCCCGGCCTGCGGGCACGCGCGCGGTGA